In Comamonas koreensis, the genomic stretch CTGCACCGTATCCGGCCTTTGCTTTTTGGGGGCAGGGCGGTGCATTGGCGCCAGTGCCCAGTCTGTCAGCTACAGGCAACACTTCCCTCTGGCAAAGCCCCTGATTTGCGCCAGTTTTCCGAGCCGTGCAAATGCATGATTGATAATCAGTCTCATTTGCTTCTTGGCTGGTTGTTGTATGTTGTTCTCTTCCCGTTTTGCGCTCCACCCGGTGGCGGGCGCAGTTGCTCTGCTGGTTTCTTTTACCGCTGTCCCCGCTTTGGCTCAAACCCAGGAGGGCGCTGCTGACACAGCCACCGCCGCAGCGGCGCCAGCTGCCGGCGAAGACAGCGTCTTGCCGACCGTGACCGTCAACGCCAGTGCCGATGCATCGGCGCAAGGTCTGTCCAAGGCCTATGCCGGCGGCCAGGTGGCGCGCGGCGGGCGTGTGGGTATTCTGGGCACCGAAGACATCATGAACACGCCGTTCTCCACGACGGCCTATACCCAGGATCTGATCCGCGACCAGCAGGCGCGCAGCGTGGGCGATGTGCTGCAAAACGATGCCTCGGTGCGCGTCTCGCGCGGTTTTGGCAACTTCCAGGAATCGTATTTTGTGCGCGGCTTTGTGCTGGGCTCGGACAGCATTGCCTACAACGGCCTCTACGGTCTGCTGCCGCGCCAGTATGTGTCGGCCGAGCTGTTTGAGCGCGTAGAGCTGCTGCGCGGCGCCAGCGGCTTTTTGAATGGGGCATCGCCCGCCGGTGACAGCATTGGTGGCGCCCTGAACCTGCTGCCCAAGCGCGCCTCGAACGAGCCGCTGACGCGGGTCAGCGTGGGTGGATCGAGCGGCGCGCAAGGCTATGCCGCGGCCGACATCAGCCGCCGCTTTGGCCCCGACCAGGCCACCGGCCTGCGCCTGAACGTGGCCAAACGCAAGGGCGATACCACGATCGACGACGAAGGTGTCGATCTGAGTGTGGTGTCCTTGGGGTTGGATTGGCGCTCCAGCAATCTGCGCCTGTCGGCCGATGTGGGCTACCAAAGCCACAAACTGACCACGCCACGCCCCAATGTGACCTTGGGTGCCGCAGTGACCCAGGTGCCCAGCGCCCCGGACAACAGCAAAAACTTTGCCCAGCCCTGGACCTATTCGAACGAGCGCGACAGCTTTGGCTCGGTGCGCGCCGAGTACGACATCAACAGCCGGCTCACCGCCTGGGCGGCAGGCGGTGCACGCTTTGGCCGCGAGCGCAACTCGCTCGCCAGCCTGACCCTGAACAATGGCAGCACCGGCAGCGGCACCCAAGGGCGCTTTGACAATACCCGCGCCGATGACATCTTTACCGGCGAAGTGGGCCTGCGCGGCAAGCTGACCACCGGCAGCATTGGCCACAGCATCGTGCTGGCGGCCTCGGCTTTCTCGGACAAGCGCAAGAACGCCTTCTACTCGCAGCCGGCCGCCAGCGCGCTGGCCACCAATCTGTACAACCCCGTCTATGGCGCGGCACCGCCCTTGGGCACCAGCTCGAACGACCTGGATGACCCGGCCGTGCAGGCCCGCATCAAGCTGTCGAGCCTGGCCTTGTCGGACACCCTGTCGATGTTCGACGAGCGCCTGCTGCTCACCCTGGGCGTGCGCCACCAGGCCATCGAGACGCAGACCTTTGCCTATAACACCGGCATTGCAGCGCCCAAGGTGGACAAGAGCCGCACCAGCCCGATGGCGGCCGTCGTCTTCAAGCCGGCCGAGCGGGTATCGCTCTACGCCAACTACATCGAAGGCCTGACCCCGGGCGAGATTGCACCGGCGCTGTCGTCGGGCTTGCCGGTGGCCAATGCCGGCGCGGCGCTGGCACCCTATGTCTCCAAGCAAAAGGAAGTGGGCTTGAAGTGGGATGGTGGCGATATTGGCGCGGGCCTGGCCTGGTTCACCACCGACAAGCCGCGTGTGTTCCGCAATTCCATCTCGGGCGTCTACGGCCCTGAAGGCATGGACCGCCACCGTGGCCTGGAGCTCAATGTGTTTGGCCAGGTCACACGCGGCCTGCGCGTGCTGGGTGGCGTCACCTGGCTCGATGCCAAGCAACTGGCCGATGGCAACAACCCCAATGCCGGCAAGCGCGTGATTGGCGTGCCCCGCCAGCAGGGCAATCTGGGGCTGGAGTGGGATGTGCCCGGCGTGCGGGGCCTGAGCCTGGATGGCCGCGCCGTGGCCACCGGCAGCAGCTATGCCAATGCGACCAATACCTTGCAGGTGGCAGGCTGGACTCGGTTTGACCTGGGTGCGCGCTACCTGACCGAAATCGATGGCCGCCTGGTGACCCTGCGCGCCCGCGTGGAGAACGCGGCCAACCGCAACTACTGGGCCTCGGTGGGTTCGACCGGCTACTTGGTGCTGTCCAACCCGCGCACCTTCACGGTCAGCGCCAGTGTGGACTTCTAAGCGCTGACAGCCGGACTGCGGTTTGCCCCATGACTGCGACCAGCCCCTTGCCCCTGCAGCCCGTCCCCATGCTGCCCGATATTGCCGCGCTCTATGTGGAGCACCATGGCTGGCTGCAAGGGTGGCTGCGCCGCAGGCTCGGTGATGCACACCAGGTGCGGCTGCTGAGCCCGGCTGCCAGCCATGGCGATGCCAGCGCGGCCGCGCCGCCGGCCGCTGCGCTGCGCGCCCCGCGTGCCTACCTGGCCACGGTGGCCAAGCATGTGCTGGTCAACCACCTGCGCCGCCAGTCGCTGGAGCAGGCCTATCTGCAGGCGCTGGCTGTGTTGCCCGAGCCCGAGGCTATCTCGCCCGAGCGGCAACTGGCCATTCTGCAGGCTTTGCAGGAGGTCGATGCGATGCTCGATGCACTGCCGGCCAAGGTAAGGGCGGTGTTCATCCTCTCGCAGATCGACGGCCTGACCTATGCCGAGATTGCCCAGGTACTGGGCGTGGGCCTGCGCTCGGTCAAGCGCTATATGGCCCAGGCCATGGCCGAATGCATTTTGCTGGCGGACTGAGGTGCCCGCCATGAGTGCCTGGAATCCGCCGCCCGTGGCCGCGCCCCTCATCACCCGCGAGGTGGCGATGCAGGCGGCCGAATGGTTTGTGCGCCTGCAAGAGGAGGCCGGCAGCGCCGGTGCCCAGGCGGAGCTGGCGCGCTGGCGGTCGCAATCGCCTGCGCATGAGCGTGCCTGGCAACGGGCGATGGCCGTCAGTCTGCAGGCGGGCTCCATTCCGGCATCGCCGGGCGCGCCCGCGCTGTCTCGGCCCCAGCGCCGTG encodes the following:
- a CDS encoding TonB-dependent receptor, encoding MLFSSRFALHPVAGAVALLVSFTAVPALAQTQEGAADTATAAAAPAAGEDSVLPTVTVNASADASAQGLSKAYAGGQVARGGRVGILGTEDIMNTPFSTTAYTQDLIRDQQARSVGDVLQNDASVRVSRGFGNFQESYFVRGFVLGSDSIAYNGLYGLLPRQYVSAELFERVELLRGASGFLNGASPAGDSIGGALNLLPKRASNEPLTRVSVGGSSGAQGYAAADISRRFGPDQATGLRLNVAKRKGDTTIDDEGVDLSVVSLGLDWRSSNLRLSADVGYQSHKLTTPRPNVTLGAAVTQVPSAPDNSKNFAQPWTYSNERDSFGSVRAEYDINSRLTAWAAGGARFGRERNSLASLTLNNGSTGSGTQGRFDNTRADDIFTGEVGLRGKLTTGSIGHSIVLAASAFSDKRKNAFYSQPAASALATNLYNPVYGAAPPLGTSSNDLDDPAVQARIKLSSLALSDTLSMFDERLLLTLGVRHQAIETQTFAYNTGIAAPKVDKSRTSPMAAVVFKPAERVSLYANYIEGLTPGEIAPALSSGLPVANAGAALAPYVSKQKEVGLKWDGGDIGAGLAWFTTDKPRVFRNSISGVYGPEGMDRHRGLELNVFGQVTRGLRVLGGVTWLDAKQLADGNNPNAGKRVIGVPRQQGNLGLEWDVPGVRGLSLDGRAVATGSSYANATNTLQVAGWTRFDLGARYLTEIDGRLVTLRARVENAANRNYWASVGSTGYLVLSNPRTFTVSASVDF
- a CDS encoding sigma-70 family RNA polymerase sigma factor; this encodes MTATSPLPLQPVPMLPDIAALYVEHHGWLQGWLRRRLGDAHQVRLLSPAASHGDASAAAPPAAALRAPRAYLATVAKHVLVNHLRRQSLEQAYLQALAVLPEPEAISPERQLAILQALQEVDAMLDALPAKVRAVFILSQIDGLTYAEIAQVLGVGLRSVKRYMAQAMAECILLAD